The genomic segment GAGAATGCAACATGCTGCTATCAATCATGGCTAATCTTGACCTGAGGCAAAAAATGGCAGCTATAGAGTTCAGCTTTCTAGGACATATCCTGCTCATGAAACCCAAAGGAATATTGCAAGTGTTAAAAGGACGGTGTTAGATCTACATAAAGAATATGTGGCTGCCAATAAAGACGGAAAGTACATGAAGCACAAGCTGGTAGTTTTGGTAACCAAGATGGACTAGAGGCGTCCTCATCTAGATGGGCTGACTTCAATGATTATTTGAAGGAAGTTGAAACAATTGAGCCTCAAAAGTTAGAATCAGTGGACTACTTGGACAAGTCTCACCACAAGGCTGGACCAAAACCAAAAGAATTTGATTGCCTGACCTAGTGAAAACGAAATAGGATGACATATCGTATTTTgtcctaaatttttttttttttttttgtcatcacTGTGGGTATCCAGGTCTACACCCGACTAATCTCACAGCGCTCCAGCAGAGCGGGCCCGACCGATGTTGAAGAAGATAACAACTGGGTTGCTGCCCGGGATCGAACTCAGGTGGAACTCACCTAAGGAGTCTACTTCCACCAGCAGACCAACCCAGCGCGGGCTCCTATTTTGTCCTAAATGGCTGCTGACATTTTGGCGATTCCTGTAAGTATAATAGCTTCTTTAGAGGCCACATTTAGTCCCGGGACAAGAGTCATAGATGCTTATCACGGCTTCGCTATCTCCAAAAACTATTCAAGCCTTGATATGCGGGGTTGATTGATGTAGAAATATGTGtggaataaaaaagaaagcaaaagcaagtttcaccttttatTTAAACAAGTTATTCAATGTTGAACTATATGTTGTTCATTAATGATGTATTTAcatgttcttttttcttttttcttttttttggcagAATATGAAAACTCCCAAAGAAATTGCGATTCCTATTCCCTATTGATGCAACCTTCATGTGCTCTAGGTCTAGTTTTTATTTCTTGTTGATATTTTAATACCATTTGATTTGTAATGCGCTTGTGCTCATtcctattttcttgcatttatttaCTCATTCACAACTTTTAAAGTTGTCTTAAGGACGGAGAGGTCTAAAAGAATGGCTAATACAGTCCTCAGATATTTAACTTTAGAACTGTTAGGAAAAAGTCTGCTTTTTGTGCTCTGATTTGGTTATGAATTGTGACTGCTGCTGGGACAAAAAGATTAATAACTTCTAGGACTACTCTTTTCTAATTGGTTGCTTTTCGTGTACGATGGGTATTGGTACTAGAATGTAGATGGGCTGACAGCCCAGTTAAAAGATGTTTTACTTGTCAAATTGAAATATTGAATATGTTGATGACTGAGTAGCTTGCTGGGTGTTCTAGTAACAAtcctgttttctttgttttttattttttcttttgcaataTTCTATTTAAGTTTTTGCTAGCGCGGTGAGTTATTAGTGTTAAAAGAAAGGTCTACTTGGATTGCTTGTAGTTAGTCACCCATGTTGTtggaaatttcatttttgggaggtaaataagaaaaagatGTTGCTAGAAAATTCTAATAAAATTCAATACATTAAGTTCGAGTTTGAGTTCAATTAGACTCAAGTTTGCTCAATTAGTCTCACGTTTGTCCAAACGAGTCGAATTTGAGCATATCAGAAACCTTAGCGAGTCGAACTCGATCTATAGAATTTCAAATTCGATCAAGTCGAACTTGATTTCGAATAGTACTATATTAAGTCCAGCTCAAACATGACACTATTtaagatcaactcgtttcgtttATACCCCTATATAGAACGCTTACCCTTACATAGAACGCTTATCAAGTCAAGTGTTGAAATATCTTAAGCATTGAATTTGGCATATACACAAATATTTTGTTCTTACAGTATCAATCCAACTTTCTACCTGCACGTTCTTTACTCTACTACATCGATCCCACACTTAAAAACTTTTCACAAAGTAAAAAGCCAGTAATTTTTCTCTTGGATAAAATGgaaagtttttcttccttcattCCAAAATTTATCTTTCTTGGCCAGTCCCATTTCAACAAGGTATATCTATGATGTGTGGGCTTAGAAAATTCAATTACCCAACAAAAACCCCAATGACCAGTGGGCTAGGCTAGGAAGTTCTATTTGATTTggctttccatttttttttttttttgtggttcacACTTTTTATTCTCAAAATTATTTCGCATTATTTCATTTTAATCTCAATACTAATTATTTTCCCCAGCCCATAACTATTTTCAAACCGACCTTTCTTTGtctttgtatatatatatagagctCCGCATTTTGGGTACATTTCCACAAACAAGCCTTCTGCTGCCGCGTACATCTCAAGCTTTCCATTCTCTCTACGGTGGTATCTCTCAAGCCCTAATTTTTGCCCCAGTTGTCTCTGTGTTTTCCTACCTGAATTATGcgatttttttgtttgatttgttCAATTTTTTCCGTCTTTTGTCCTGTTGATAATCGTTTGACTGGTGTAGTTCTAGATCTACAAATTTTATCATGACACGCTGATGATTTGTCGGTTCTCTGCAGATAATTTTATTGGGCATTTTGTCGACGATTTTAGAGCTTGATTGTTGCTTATTTATTGATTTGTGTATGTTTTTGTATGtgaatttgtttggataggttCTCTATCTTCGTAAATCAGGCGTTTAAATGTTTGCCAGGTAAATTTGGAGTCATATGTCTTGTTCTGTTTCTGTTTCCTTTTTGTTTAAGTAAGATTTTGTACATGTTTGTGGGCAATCATGTTTATATAGGTTAATTGGCCTAGCTTAGTTTAGGATATTGGGGAAGAAATAAAAAGTGAACATTTTGAAGTTTTGCGGGAGAAGGAAATGAGGAGATGCTTTATTGAGTTCTTTCCCCGTCGTGcgttcaagaaaaaaataaaaaggttttGGATttatgtcttttgattttgctcCTCAACATCTGTGAGGAAGTTTTGGACCCTCCAGAATCTCTGAGGGGGAAGTAGTTAAATTGTtcaatctcttcatttttttcacaaattcctCGTAGCTTTTCTTGCCAATTACGGCAGACAAAATATAAAAGTGAACCTCTTGCTGCTTATCCTTTTCACTGTTTGAGACATGAGATTCTATGGTGTTTAGAACATGATTGCATTTCAGACTTCAGATGTGACCTATGGGATGGCTTCTTTTCATATCATAAAGAAATTCTTCAAATAGCTGATTTTTCATATAGctgatttttgttttgttttggtacTTAATCAAGTGAGAAATATCCTGTTCTGATGTATGTTTTTTTGTTGTATTTGCAGCGTACTGAGTCAATCTGCGATGGCTGATGCTCATGAAATTGATAAGAATATTGAGATATGGAAGATTAAGAAACTCATAAAAGCACTTGAGGCAGCTCGAGGTAATGGAACGAGCATGATTTCTCTTATTATGCCTCCACGTGATCAAATATCCCGAGTCACTAAGATGCTTGGAGATGAATTCGGAACTGCATCTAACATTAAAAGTAGGGTGAACCGACAATCTGTTCTGGCTGCGATTACATCTGCTCAGCAAAGACTAAAACTTTACAATAAAGTACCACCCAATGGGCTTGTGCTTTACACTGGAACTATCGTGACTGACGATGGGAAGGAGAAGAAGGTCACCATTGATTTTGAGCCTTTTAGACCTATCAATGCCTCTTTGTATCTCTGTGACAACAAGTTCCATACAGAAGCGCTGAATGAACTTCTAGAATCTGATGACAAGTTTGGCTTCATTGTTATGGATGGTAATGGGACACTCTTTGGAACTTTGAGTGGCAATACAAGGGAGGTCCTTCACAAGTTTAGCGTTGACCTCCCCAAGAAGCATGGAAGAGGAGGGCAGTCAGCTCTCCGTTTTGCTCGTCTTCGAATGGAGAAGCGCCATAACTATGTCAGGAAGACTGCAGAACTGGCTACCCAGTTCTATATAAATCCGTCAACAAGTCAGCCCAATGTCTCGGGACTAATTCTTGCTGGATCAGCTGACTTTAAGACCGAACTTAGTCAGTCTGACATGTTTGATCCCCGTCTTCAggcaaaaattttgaatgtggtGGACGTCTCTTATGGTGGTGAAAATGGTTTTAATCAGGCAATTGAGTTGTCATCTGAAATCTTGTCCAATGTCAAGTTTATCCAGGAGAAGCGTTTGATAGGCAAATATTTCGAGGAGATAAGTCAGGATACTGGGAAGTACGTTTTTGGTGTGGATGACACATTAAAAGTTCTTGAGATGGGTGCTGTTGAGACTCTCATTGTGTGGGAAAACCTGGATGTGACTAGATATACTCTAAAGAATAGTTCCACAGGTGAAGTTCTTGTTAAGCACTTTAATAAGGAGCAAGAGGCTGATCAGAACAACTTTAGGGACCCAGCTAGTAATTCTGACCTGGAGGTTGAGGATAAGATCTCCTTGCTTGAGTGGTTTGCTAATGAGTATAAACGGTTTGGCTGCAGTCTGGAGTTCGTCACCAACAAGTCACAAGAGGGATCTCAGTTTTGTAGAGGTTTTGGAGGAATTGGAGGGATCTTGCGATACCAGCTTGATGTTCGAGCTTTTGATGACCTGTCTGATGAAGGAGAAGTTTACGATGATTCTGAATAGCAATCAATTAAGTTCTTAAATGCTGGTGCAGGGAGGCAGCACCAAGCCTGCACCAGTGCGCGAGGGCTCGCGCAGGTTCATTCGGATATGGTGCTAGTGCCTGAAAGATTTCAAGGAGTTATATAAAGGTCAATTGGCATTTCTTTTTCCTACCGCTCATGTTCCATCTTTTGCAGATACTATTAACATTACTAATTGTTGTTGATGCTAATCTTTGCTGTTTTGAACATTAGTTAGctttatgtgttttgcatgttttgatTAATGGACAGATATGAAGTATCAGGTGAAAAGAATTTACCAGTCCCTCCCACGTTTCTACTGGGAGGTGATACGAAGGTTGCACTGCTTGATAATCAACTTGCTTGCTGGAAGAATTAAGTACTAAAGATACTCAAGAAGGCATTGGAGGAGCTTGCTCCTTGGgcagttggttttggaaacaTATTCCATGTACTTTCTTGAGAGAGAAACTTACATTTAGTAGTTCTATGTAGGATCTATGGTGTGGGATTGCGTCAAGTCTGCAGTATTTTCCATAGAACATGGCTACTATTAGTTCTATGGCTACTATTAAAGTGTTTGCGGTGAATAATGGACAGCTATTATATTGtctatgatgatgatgatgttgcATTGTGGTAAATGTCAACAATTGTGGACCTGTTGACATTGACTTTGGCATGTCTAGTGTTTGTGGTAATAGTAGAAAATGGTATTTTTGGATCAGTGATCCTGTAACCTGTTGCCTAAAGCCCTGTTACGTTGGTTGAGTTGCTTTGAATGTTGGTTTGCAAAAGAGACGTGTTTGTGGGAGTCTTTCGATTTTGGCATCCTGTTTCTACGTTGTTTTCATTTTTGAGCTTGCATTAGATAAAGTGCTCTTTACTTTAACCGAGAATGATAATATTGTGGAGCGTTAGCCTGTCCTTGTTGAATTGTGAAACAGGTATTTACAATTCTTGAGGTGGGTATCTCACTAAAACTGGTCGGTTAGGTTTCAGTGCATGCGTCTGTTTGTGCTAGACTGTTGTTGATCCAGCTGGTTCTACAGGCTGTTTGAGGATTATTACTAGTTGCTTTTTCTTCCCTTGTTTAGTTTTCAAGCCAGTATTTTCGCGGGGTATATTTGAGCAAGTTACCGAATTCCCAATTCTCTAGCATAGGTTCTTTTTGTTCGAGAAGGAACAAAGAAAACTTTGAATGTGAAAATTGTGAGGTTGTAGAACAAGAAATTTCTGAGCGGATAAGCAAACAAAATCAAGGACACAATGGCCTCATAAGTTCGAACCACTTCCAAGTATCTGCTCCTCTTTTCTCCTTCAAGAATGTGTGTGGTCTGTCtttgtgagtgagtgagtttgTTCGTTCTCCAGAAAGAAGTGCAATGAAGAATGCCTTGTGGCTTACATGAAAAACAACCAGCTTAGTAAATGTTTAAtagatcaaaagaaaagaatcatGATACTGCTTCTCAAAGGGGTGCTATATTGTTCAAAAAAAGGAAGGGACGGGATTAGGTGATTTAGAAGAGGACGTGTAAGCGAGAAGTTTCGGATTCAAACACATCTATTACTTAGGTGATTTAGAAGAGGGGGTGTAAGCGAGAAGTTTCGGATTCAAACACATCTACTACTTGCACTAGAAAGAAAGAGGGTATTATGCTATAACCTTCTTAAAAACTTGTCAAaaactttttcatttttataactTACGCAAAAAAGCTAATAAAAATGGAGTGAAAAAAACACTGGGAAAATGATTAATGCTAGTAATCTTAAGGGGATTTGTCTTATATTTTATTAAATTAGACCTGTGTTTCATTTGGATTTGACTCCTatactaaagttccaagaacttcattATAAACCATCTGGTTGCATGTAATTTCTTACCCATTCTCGTTCGTTGCGAATTTTACTTCTCACGAGCTTTCTCCTATTCATGTTTATCAGTCCTAGAGTATATAGCTGctgctgctttttttttttttttttttttttggaaagaaggTTACACGTACCGGTTTTGTGACTCCAAAAAATTTAGTAGCTTATTCATTAATCAATAGCATCCCTTCACCTCAAAAAATTGTCATCATAGTAAAGAACATTCTGCATTGTAgtaatagttttattttttatttttttggttttagtgGAGCCATCAAATTTGAGTAGTCTCAATGACATTCAGCTTCAGGATCTACTCTGCTTGAAGCAAACAGCTTCAAGGTCTTTCATTAATATTACTTGCCTAGCACCTAGTCCTTGCTCTAACTACTGATGTGAAGGAAGTTTGATCAGGCTTTTAAATGGGAGTCTGTTTTCACTTGCCAAACTGGTGCTAACGCTTCATATATAGAGATCATAAGTGCCAGAGCTCATGGTAGAGAAACAAGTGCAGAACTCCAGATCCTTCAACATGATCATGACCAAGTCTATTCAAAGTTTGCTAGACCAATTTCAAACATAATAACCACCACCAACTACAAATCCCATTACAGCCAATGCAGAAGTAAATAGACAGTACACCAATAAAAGCCATTTGACTTGCTTTGTCTGGATACATCAAGAGTATAATTACCTAGTTTGAGCAAATTCTTTTTCTAGTATATGGTACAAAAGGTCCTTTATGTTGTTATAGCAATACTGGAACAACATGGCGATTAAGAGTAAAACCACGAACCAAATCCATCCGTGGAGACCTTTTTACAGAATTGGCAATGTGGATCACCTTCCAGATTCCTTAAGTAGCTTTCTTTGACCTGTATGCTTTGGCACAAAAGATATAGATGACCATGTTCAAGAAGCTTAGACCAGCCAAGAGCCAGAAGAAATAATCAAGATGGCCCTCATTCAAGTTATCTGGAATCCATCCAAATTTTCCTCCTCTAGTGGTTATGGTTGTAACTACGGTCAGAATGAGAGCGCTCAAGTAATTTCCCAAACAAGTTGTCAGAAGTGACAAGGCTGCGCACAAACTTCGCATGGCATCTGGCGATTGGTCATAGAAGAACTCAAGCTgaccaatgaagaaaaaaactTCAGCAGCCCCCAATAAGAAATATTGAGGTACTTGCCAAAAGATATTAAGCGGGACTGCAACAGCTTCATCAACAAGTCCAAGGTCTCTTGCAAGTTGCAGTCGCTTAATCTCCACCACAGCGGCAGCAGCCATGCAGAAAACAGAAACAAAAAGACCAATTCCCATCCGTTGCAGTTCTGTAAATCCCCTTTCCTTGCCAGTAAACTTTCTAGCAATGGGGACAAGGATCCTGTCATAGACTGGAACCCAAAAGATCACACTGATAACATCAAATGTTGAAAGAGAAGCTGCAGGAATTGTAAAGGAACCGATCGAAGTATCCATCATCATCCCCTGCTCCACAAACATGGTTGACATTTGAGCATAAACAGCAGAAAA from the Coffea arabica cultivar ET-39 chromosome 11e, Coffea Arabica ET-39 HiFi, whole genome shotgun sequence genome contains:
- the LOC113719499 gene encoding eukaryotic peptide chain release factor subunit 1-2, encoding MFASVLSQSAMADAHEIDKNIEIWKIKKLIKALEAARGNGTSMISLIMPPRDQISRVTKMLGDEFGTASNIKSRVNRQSVLAAITSAQQRLKLYNKVPPNGLVLYTGTIVTDDGKEKKVTIDFEPFRPINASLYLCDNKFHTEALNELLESDDKFGFIVMDGNGTLFGTLSGNTREVLHKFSVDLPKKHGRGGQSALRFARLRMEKRHNYVRKTAELATQFYINPSTSQPNVSGLILAGSADFKTELSQSDMFDPRLQAKILNVVDVSYGGENGFNQAIELSSEILSNVKFIQEKRLIGKYFEEISQDTGKYVFGVDDTLKVLEMGAVETLIVWENLDVTRYTLKNSSTGEVLVKHFNKEQEADQNNFRDPASNSDLEVEDKISLLEWFANEYKRFGCSLEFVTNKSQEGSQFCRGFGGIGGILRYQLDVRAFDDLSDEGEVYDDSE